The nucleotide sequence CCCAAACTTGCTGCTTTTAGCAAAAAATAATTTTCCCTCATTGAAACTGAAGCTGAATGTTTTTTCGAAATTAAAGATATTCAGTACACCCGTTCCACTTTTCATAATGTTTATTAAATCGTCCAGTTCCGGGGATTCCCCCTTTATTTCCGCTTCCTGATACCCTGTTTCAAGCTGAATCATTTTTTGAATTATTTTTCTCAGATGAGGCTGGACTGATTTGATAATTTTCGACTCCAAACCAGGAGCTTCATCTAAAACGGAGGATTCGGATTCTGTTTCGGCACTTTCTTCCGGTACACTTTTGTCCTCTGCCGGTGCTTCCGAAACAAGAGGTTCCTCAGGAATCTTTGTTTTCTCCTCCGGGATATTTGCAGCCTGTTCTTCTTTTGCACCGAGCATTTCTTCCATTTTCTCCACTATTTCATCAGGCTGAAAGGGTTTGGGGATATAGTCAATGTTAGCAAACTTGGCGATAAATTTTTCACCAACGTCTTCTGCTTTGGAAGTTATTAACAAAATAGGAATGTCCAAATTCAGCTCGTTTCTGACTATTTTGCAAAACTGAAAGCCGTTGACTTTAGGCATGATAAAGTCCAGAAGTATAATGTCAGGTTTGTAATTTTTGACAAATTCCAGCCCCTCTTCTCCGTTATCGGAGAGTATCAGGTCGTATTCATCATCATCAAATATCATTTTAAAAAGTCTGTGCATAGTTTCGCTATCATCGATAGCTAAAATTCTGGTTGGCATGTCCGCCCTCTTGTCGTAATTTTGTTATATTTTAATAAAAAATTGCTGTATATTCCCAACAATTATAGCATAGATATAAATATTTCAAACAAAAATCAATTAAATTTTTCTGCAATGAGCCTTTCGACAGAATCAGGAACGAATTTTTTAACGTCACCTCCCAATCTTGCAATCTCGCGAATCATGCTTGAACTCAGGAAGATATAACTCATATTGGGCATGAGGAAAACCGTTTCACATTCTTCGTTGAGCTGTCTGTTCATCAGAGCAAGCTGAAGTTCGTACTCAAAGTCAGAGACAGCTCTTAACCCCCTTAATAAGACGTTTATCTTTTTCTTCTGCATGAAGTTGGAGAGCAGACAGCTGAACGGCTCAACGTTTACATTGGGCAGGTGTTTTGTAGCACTTATGGTGGAATCAACGCGTTCTTCAAGGGTGAAAAGTGGATTTTTACCGGGATTTTCTGCTATTGCCACAAGAAGATGGTTAAACATTTTTGCGCCGCGCTCAATAATATCGAGGTGACCGTTGGTTAGAGGATCAAAAGTACCCGGGTAGATAGCGGTCATTGTTCTCCTCTGAATATACGAATCATCGTGTCTCCATATCTTCGCTCATCCGTTAGTTTCATACCTGTCCCGGAGTAATCAATATCGGTGTTTATATGTTCTTCATAAATCAGAATGCCATTTTTTTCAAGTATTTCGTTATTTTTTACTAACGTCAGGATTTCTCTGGGTGAGTAAAAACCATAGGGAGGGTCTATAAAAACAATATTATACTTTCTTTTTTCACAGCTTTTAAGGAATCTTCTGAAATCTTTCTTTATAATTCTGAAGTTTTTTATATCGATATCTGAAGTATTTTTTTTGACTGATGAAACATTTATGTCCACAAAGTCAACCCATCCTGCACCCCTGCTTAACGCTTCCACACCGAATATTCCGGAACCGGCAAACAAATCCAGAACAAAAGCGGACTGGATTCTGTCCTGAATTATAGAAAACAAGGCTAATCTTATTTTATCGGTGGTTGGCCTTATCCTGGAGGATTTCGGCAAAGTGACTTGTCTGCCCTTTAAAAAGCCTGAAGTTACCCTCAATGAATTGCTCCCGGATGAATTTATAAACCTGGTGCATATCAAACAGATTGTTTCCATCCACTATTTTATACAATGAAAGTTTTTTCACAAGAGATTTATATCCTGCTGCCCTGCTGCCGTCTTTTGATGAGACGAGGTTGTTGCCGCTTTCACTAAAATAGAGCATAAGAGCAAGGGTTCTTATCAGATCTCCGAAAGCCGGATGAAAAGGGCCTGCTGCGATATCCGAATAGTCAAGGTTTTCAGTGGGTATACCGATTCTCAGTATTTCTGTTCCGTTACTTATGCACGCTGCAGTACAGTACAGACAAATCTGTAACGCTTCACTGAGTGTCAGAGGAGTGTATTCACCGACTTTGTAATATTTTTCCAGAGGTGTGTTTTTGAAGATAACGGTGGGATAGAGTCTAAAGCCGCGGGGTTTAAATGAAAGCAAAACTTCAAATCCTTCTAAAAATTCATCTGCTGAATCGCTGTACATTCCGGGCATCACCTGGGCTACTGTGTAAAAGTTTTCACAAGACATCCGTAAAGATTTGAGAGCCTTGTTTGCATCGTAAGGTCTTAAATTTTCAGAGAGTGCTTTATCATTCAATGTCTGGATACCCAGCTCCACTTCTGTAACGCAGTTTGTCTTTAACTCATCAATAATATTTTTGTTTATACAGTCAGGGCGGGTTGATACCCTTATTTCTTCGAATCCGTATTCCCGGCTTATTCTGTACATCGTCTGCCGTAATTCTTCCTGAAGACAGGTAAAGCTTCCGCCGAAAAAGGCAATTTTATTAAAACTGCCTGAAGAAGTAACGGTTTTTATTTGAGAAACTACGGAGTGAGTAATCTCTGATTGGCTGAACCCGGTTAAACTGTTTTGATCACAATAAAGGCATCTGTTAGTACATCCTGCAAATGGGATAAAGACAGGGCAGATCTTACTCATTAACAAGTTTTTTTAAGGCTGCACCGGCGGCGTTCTGTTCGGCTCTTTTTTTGCTTTTTCCCTTTCCGTATCCGAGAATTGAGCCCTCTGCAGCAACGGCAATGGTGAAGACTTTGTCATGTTCCGGGCCTTCTTCACTTATCACTTCATATTCAGGCAGGCACTCAAACTTCTTTTGTGTCAGCTTCTGCAGTTCCGTTTTATTATCCACAAAAGATCTGTTGCTTATGGTATCGTCTATTTTATTTACCATAAGATCCA is from Flexistipes sinusarabici DSM 4947 and encodes:
- a CDS encoding response regulator, encoding MPTRILAIDDSETMHRLFKMIFDDDEYDLILSDNGEEGLEFVKNYKPDIILLDFIMPKVNGFQFCKIVRNELNLDIPILLITSKAEDVGEKFIAKFANIDYIPKPFQPDEIVEKMEEMLGAKEEQAANIPEEKTKIPEEPLVSEAPAEDKSVPEESAETESESSVLDEAPGLESKIIKSVQPHLRKIIQKMIQLETGYQEAEIKGESPELDDLINIMKSGTGVLNIFNFEKTFSFSFNEGKLFFAKSSKFGVEQISEIFQHVTGVSLFKTDTFAEIYDQLKAMDISDAQIQSTFEYYTYNMINTALNLEESRYFVDENIDNRDIVDSVYINMDNLKSGFSDYLEEKAEINKIVYDDNLIPQAAGQTEGNFSELERKILSLCDGKRNVGQILKFFGNNTQMAKNSLGTLILTGFIKI
- a CDS encoding radical SAM protein codes for the protein MSKICPVFIPFAGCTNRCLYCDQNSLTGFSQSEITHSVVSQIKTVTSSGSFNKIAFFGGSFTCLQEELRQTMYRISREYGFEEIRVSTRPDCINKNIIDELKTNCVTEVELGIQTLNDKALSENLRPYDANKALKSLRMSCENFYTVAQVMPGMYSDSADEFLEGFEVLLSFKPRGFRLYPTVIFKNTPLEKYYKVGEYTPLTLSEALQICLYCTAACISNGTEILRIGIPTENLDYSDIAAGPFHPAFGDLIRTLALMLYFSESGNNLVSSKDGSRAAGYKSLVKKLSLYKIVDGNNLFDMHQVYKFIREQFIEGNFRLFKGQTSHFAEILQDKANHR
- the rsmD gene encoding 16S rRNA (guanine(966)-N(2))-methyltransferase RsmD, producing the protein MRVTSGFLKGRQVTLPKSSRIRPTTDKIRLALFSIIQDRIQSAFVLDLFAGSGIFGVEALSRGAGWVDFVDINVSSVKKNTSDIDIKNFRIIKKDFRRFLKSCEKRKYNIVFIDPPYGFYSPREILTLVKNNEILEKNGILIYEEHINTDIDYSGTGMKLTDERRYGDTMIRIFRGEQ
- the coaD gene encoding pantetheine-phosphate adenylyltransferase, giving the protein MTAIYPGTFDPLTNGHLDIIERGAKMFNHLLVAIAENPGKNPLFTLEERVDSTISATKHLPNVNVEPFSCLLSNFMQKKKINVLLRGLRAVSDFEYELQLALMNRQLNEECETVFLMPNMSYIFLSSSMIREIARLGGDVKKFVPDSVERLIAEKFN